In Perca fluviatilis chromosome 3, GENO_Pfluv_1.0, whole genome shotgun sequence, the following proteins share a genomic window:
- the zgc:165481 gene encoding E3 ubiquitin-protein ligase RNF182, producing MKDSAAETTGVEEGESHTWGRDHDLKMSGSQAELEEKDCPPPEELECKICYQRYNAHKRKPKILDCLHRVCARCLIKILDIADGAGFVSCPFCRHQTEITEYEVSALPDDAIIMSHLAMRDKSWSSDHNREVVLTPTGFCSSSPSQDSSNCLVITIMEVQRDSQHSPSRNGSSDIYAEQSLDSVSMDSNGQADQDALSKFCNHVPRILVWLLGFLYFGSLPLGIYLLVIQRVTLGIVCVSLVPSSLTVCLVYGFCQCLCQGMCDCYSRG from the coding sequence ACCATGACTTGAAGATGAGCGGTTCTCAGGCTGAGTTAGAGGAGAAGGACTGTCCTCCACCAGAGGAATTAGAGTGTAAAATCTGTTACCAACGCTACAATGCCCACAAACGCAAGCCTAAGATCCTGGACTGCCTTCACCGGGTCTGTGCCCGCTGCCTCATTAAGATCCTGGACATTGCTGACGGGGCAGGCTTCGTGTCCTGCCCCTTTTGCCGACACCAAACCGAGATCACAGAGTACGAGGTGTCAGCCCTCCCTGATGATGCGATCATCATGTCCCACTTGGCAATGCGGGACAAATCCTGGAGCTCAGACCACAACAGGGAGGTGGTTTTGACTCCAACGGGTTTCTGCTCCTCCAGCCCATCTCAAGATTCCTCCAACTGCCTGGTCATCACTATAATGGAAGTGCAGAGGGACTCACAGCACTCCCCAAGCCGAAACGGCAGCTCTGACATCTATGCTGAGCAGAGCCTGGACTCAGTATCGATGGACTCCAATGGACAGGCTGATCAGGACGCTCTGTCCAAGTTCTGTAATCACGTCCCACGCATCCTGGTCTGGTTGCTGGGTTTCTTGTACTTTGGCTCACTGCCTCTAGGAATCTACTTGTTGGTGATCCAGAGAGTGACACTGGGTATTGTATGTGTTAGCTTGGTGCCATCAAGCCTGACAGTTTGCCTTGTCTATGGGTTCTGCCAGTGTCTGTGCCAGGGCATGTGTGACTGCTACTCCAGGGGCTGA